The Pirellulales bacterium genome segment GCCGATCGCCCGCTCGTGGTGCGGCTGGTGGCCGAAGCCGACGAAGTTTATCACCTGGCGGCGGCGGTCGGCGTGCAGCTCATCGCCAGCAATCCGATTCGCACGATTGAGACCAACGTTTACCCCACCGAACTGCTGCTGGCCGAGTTGCGCCGCCGGCAAGAGGCGGGCCACACGGTCAAGCTGTTTCTGGCCAGCACCAGCGAGGTGTATGGCAAGAACCCCAAGCCCCGCTGGACGGAAGACGACGACCTGGTGTTCGGGCCGACGACGCGTGCCCGCTGGTCGTACGGCGTATCGAAGGCGATCGACGAGTTTCTGGCCCTGGCGTATTGGCGGCAGTACGAATTGCCCGTCGTCGTGGGCCGCTTCTTCAACGTGGTCGGTCCGCGGCAGACCGGCAGCTACGGCATGGTGTTGCCGCGGTTCGTCGATGCCGCGCTCGCCGGCCGCCCGCCCACGGTCCACGACGACGGCCAGCAGGTGCGGTGCTTCGGGCACGTGGCCGACGTGGTCGGGGCCGTGCTCGATCTGATGCAGACGCCGGCGGCCCTGGGCCGCGTGTTCAACATCGGCAGCGACCAGCCGGTGTCGATCCTGGAGCTGGCCCGGCGGGTGATCGCCATCGTACACCCCA includes the following:
- a CDS encoding SDR family NAD(P)-dependent oxidoreductase, translating into MSRALITGGAGFIGSHLAEALVARGARVTVVDDESTGDADNLAAIRRHPNFAYFKGSVADRPLVVRLVAEADEVYHLAAAVGVQLIASNPIRTIETNVYPTELLLAELRRRQEAGHTVKLFLASTSEVYGKNPKPRWTEDDDLVFGPTTRARWSYGVSKAIDEFLALAYWRQYELPVVVGRFFNVVGPRQTGSYGMVLPRFVDAALAGRPPTVHDDGQQVRCFGHVADVVGAVLDLMQTPAALGRVFNIGSDQPVSILELARRVIAIVHPSLSVEFQSYAEAYSPDFEDVRSRVPDLGRLRETIDYRPRFSLDDVIREVVAWKRAMSD